The sequence ATACACCTCCACGCGCACGTCCTCCCGGATGGACTGTACGCCGCCGCAAATTTCGGGTTATCTGCGCCGCAGCAATGAACGGCCGGGGCGTCTCTTTGGCGCGCGAGCCGACGTCTGTTCCTCCTTCGGAACAAAGAGAGACAGGACTGGCGGCGCCTTTTCCCATTCCTGGCGAGGGAGACGGCGCCCCAGGGCGCGCTCGATGGTCTCGAGGGCGAGGTGTTCGGAAGGCGACACGAACGTTATGGCATCGCCCTCGGCGCTTGCGCGGGCCGTGCGGCCGATACGGTGGAGATAATCTTCCGCGGTAGGCGGTATATCGTAATTGACGACGTGCGAAATTCCTTCAACGTCGAGTCCGCGAGCGGCCACGTCCGTCGCCACGAGGATTTTGTAACGGCCATTTCGGAAACCTTCCAGCGCTTGTTCGCGCTGCTTCTGGCTCAAATCGCCGTGAATCGCCGCAGCTTTGAACCCTGCCTTGCGGAGTGTGGTTGCCAGGCGGTCGGTGCGGCTCTTGGTCCTCAGGAAAATGACCGCCGAATTGATTTCCTGCTTACGGAGGATTTCTATCAGGAGTCCCGATTTGTCCTCCGACATCACAGGGTACAAGAGTTGTCGAACGCTTTCTACCGGCTTTGAGATGGATCCCACGTTGATTCGCTCGGGATCGTGCATCATTTCGCTGGTAAGGCGCGCGATTTCATCGGGGAAGGTTGCCGAAAACATCATGGTCTGACGTTCCTTGGGCAGCTTGCGGAGGATGGACCGGATATCCGGAAGAAATCCCATGTCGAGCATGCGGTCGGCTTCGTCCAGAACAAGGATGCTGAGGTCTTTGAAATTGATGTTGCCCCGGTTCATATGGTCCAGCAGCCGGCCCGGCGTGGCCACGATGACAGCCCTTCCGCGGCGCAGGTCTTCGGCCTGGCGTTGAAGACCGACGCCGCCGTATAAGACGATGCTCTTGATTTGTACGGCCTTACCCACTTCCTCAATCACGCGTTGCACTTGCACGGCCAGTTCTCGCGTGGGCGTCAGCACGAGCATCATATTGCGCGTCAACTTCGTCGCGCCCAGCCGCGTCAGGCTTGGAAGCGTAAACGCCAGCGTCTTGCCAGTC comes from Candidatus Hydrogenedentota bacterium and encodes:
- a CDS encoding DEAD/DEAH box helicase translates to MPFSVFGLDPRCLRVLHEQNITTPTPVQAQAIPVALTGKDLVAVAQTGTGKTLAFTLPSLTRLGATKLTRNMMLVLTPTRELAVQVQRVIEEVGKAVQIKSIVLYGGVGLQRQAEDLRRGRAVIVATPGRLLDHMNRGNINFKDLSILVLDEADRMLDMGFLPDIRSILRKLPKERQTMMFSATFPDEIARLTSEMMHDPERINVGSISKPVESVRQLLYPVMSEDKSGLLIEILRKQEINSAVIFLRTKSRTDRLATTLRKAGFKAAAIHGDLSQKQREQALEGFRNGRYKILVATDVAARGLDVEGISHVVNYDIPPTAEDYLHRIGRTARASAEGDAITFVSPSEHLALETIERALGRRLPRQEWEKAPPVLSLFVPKEEQTSARAPKRRPGRSLLRRR